The Candidatus Binatia bacterium genome contains a region encoding:
- a CDS encoding bifunctional aconitate hydratase 2/2-methylisocitrate dehydratase has translation MIENYQKHVVERGAQGVPPLPLNPEQTEQLCELLKSPPAGQEQFVLDLFENRVPPGVDPAARVKAGLLGQILKGTARSPLISKVGAVEILGAMLGGYNVEPLIAALQDADVAEAARQALSHIVLVYDAFNDVEKLAKTNGAAKKVLAAWAAAEWFTSRPELPVEITVKVFKVEGEINTDDFSPASDASTRPDIPLHALAMGRTRFPGGIDTIAEWRRAGARVAFVGDVVGTGSSRKSACNSVLWHIGEDIPAVPNKRRGGVIIGGVIAPIFFNTTEDSGGLPLIADVTGLGMGDEITINTRKGTITSASGQVVSRFKMSPNTLPDEFRAGGRIPLIIGHALTARARAALGLGDTDVFRNTENPKPKPGQGYTQAQKIVGKAVGLPGVLPGTACEPMMTTVLSQDTTGPMTADELKELACLRFQSPLFLQSFCHTAAYPKPADVKMHQTLPPFIVERKGVPLRPGDGVCHSWVNRLLVPDTVGTGGDSHTRFPIGISFPAGSGLVAFAGALGFMPLDMPESVLVRFSGEFRSGITLRDAVNAIPLWAIKKGLLTVPKKNKKNVFNGRIVEMEGLPNLTVEQGFELTDAAAERSAAAGCIQLSEASVKTFLRSSVALIRRMIEDGYQDAETLKKRAQAIEAWLAHPQLLKADAKAEYAAVIGIDLSEITEPILACPNDPDDVKVLSEVAGTAIHDVFIGSCMTNIGHFRAAGKIWAGRKHNPATRTYVCPPTRMDQAKLKSEAYFASFNSIGARIEIPGCSLCMGNQLRVPAGMTVFSTSTRNFDNRMGDGAKVFLGSAELGAVTALMGKLPTAQEYLAEFEARVAPHKQEVYEYLQFDEMDRFDAIYNRRDL, from the coding sequence ATGATCGAGAATTACCAGAAGCACGTAGTCGAGCGGGGTGCCCAGGGCGTTCCGCCGCTTCCTCTTAACCCAGAGCAGACTGAACAACTGTGTGAGTTGCTCAAGTCACCCCCTGCGGGCCAGGAGCAGTTCGTTCTCGATCTGTTCGAGAACCGTGTGCCTCCCGGAGTTGATCCCGCTGCCAGGGTCAAAGCCGGCCTCCTCGGGCAGATTCTAAAGGGGACGGCTCGGAGCCCGCTGATTTCGAAGGTCGGCGCGGTCGAGATCCTGGGCGCCATGCTCGGTGGTTACAACGTCGAGCCTCTGATCGCAGCCCTTCAGGATGCCGACGTCGCGGAGGCCGCGCGCCAGGCGCTCTCCCACATCGTCCTGGTCTACGACGCCTTCAATGACGTCGAGAAGCTCGCCAAGACCAACGGGGCGGCAAAGAAGGTGCTCGCAGCATGGGCAGCGGCCGAGTGGTTCACCTCGCGGCCGGAGCTACCCGTCGAAATCACAGTGAAGGTTTTCAAAGTGGAGGGCGAGATCAACACCGACGATTTTTCACCCGCCAGCGATGCCTCGACGCGTCCCGACATTCCATTGCACGCGCTGGCGATGGGCCGAACGCGTTTCCCCGGCGGCATCGACACCATCGCCGAGTGGCGCCGGGCGGGGGCGCGCGTGGCCTTCGTGGGTGATGTGGTCGGCACCGGCTCGTCGCGCAAGTCGGCCTGCAACAGCGTCCTCTGGCACATCGGCGAAGACATTCCGGCGGTGCCCAACAAGCGCCGCGGCGGTGTGATCATCGGCGGGGTCATCGCGCCCATCTTCTTCAACACCACGGAGGACTCCGGCGGGCTTCCCCTCATCGCCGACGTGACCGGCCTCGGCATGGGTGACGAGATCACGATCAACACGCGGAAGGGTACGATCACGTCGGCGTCTGGGCAGGTGGTTTCGCGCTTCAAGATGAGCCCGAACACGCTCCCCGACGAGTTCCGCGCCGGAGGGCGCATTCCGCTGATCATCGGTCACGCGCTCACCGCTCGGGCGCGTGCGGCGCTCGGGTTGGGCGACACCGATGTCTTCCGCAACACCGAGAACCCCAAGCCCAAGCCCGGCCAAGGCTACACCCAGGCGCAGAAGATCGTGGGCAAGGCGGTCGGTCTCCCGGGCGTGCTGCCCGGAACCGCGTGCGAGCCCATGATGACCACGGTGCTGTCGCAGGATACGACGGGTCCGATGACGGCCGACGAACTCAAGGAACTCGCCTGCCTCCGGTTCCAGAGCCCGCTGTTCTTGCAGTCGTTCTGCCACACGGCGGCCTACCCCAAGCCGGCGGATGTGAAAATGCATCAGACGTTGCCGCCCTTTATCGTGGAACGCAAAGGCGTGCCGCTGCGGCCGGGCGATGGCGTCTGCCACAGCTGGGTGAACCGGCTGCTGGTGCCCGACACCGTGGGAACCGGTGGCGACTCGCACACCCGGTTCCCGATCGGCATCTCCTTCCCGGCGGGCTCCGGCCTGGTCGCCTTTGCCGGCGCGCTCGGCTTCATGCCGCTCGACATGCCCGAGTCGGTCCTGGTGCGCTTTTCCGGTGAGTTTCGCTCCGGCATCACCCTGCGCGACGCGGTCAACGCGATCCCGCTGTGGGCGATCAAGAAGGGCTTGCTGACGGTACCGAAGAAGAACAAGAAGAACGTCTTCAACGGCCGCATCGTCGAGATGGAGGGACTGCCGAACCTGACGGTGGAGCAGGGGTTCGAGCTCACCGACGCGGCCGCCGAGCGCTCGGCCGCCGCCGGCTGCATCCAGCTCTCCGAGGCGTCGGTCAAAACCTTCCTGCGTTCTAGCGTGGCTCTCATCCGGCGCATGATCGAGGACGGCTATCAGGACGCCGAGACCCTGAAGAAGCGGGCCCAGGCAATCGAGGCATGGCTGGCGCATCCCCAGCTGCTCAAGGCCGACGCCAAGGCGGAGTACGCGGCGGTGATCGGGATCGATCTCAGCGAGATCACCGAGCCGATCTTGGCCTGCCCCAACGATCCTGATGACGTCAAGGTGCTCTCCGAGGTGGCGGGGACGGCGATTCACGACGTGTTTATCGGCTCGTGCATGACCAACATCGGTCACTTCCGCGCCGCCGGCAAGATCTGGGCGGGCCGCAAACACAACCCCGCGACGCGCACGTACGTCTGTCCGCCAACGCGGATGGATCAGGCCAAACTCAAGAGCGAGGCCTACTTCGCGTCGTTCAACTCGATCGGGGCTCGCATCGAAATCCCCGGATGCTCCCTCTGCATGGGCAACCAGCTGCGCGTACCTGCTGGGATGACCGTCTTCTCCACGTCCACGCGCAACTTTGACAACCGCATGGGTGATGGGGCGAAGGTTTTCCTCGGCTCGGCGGAGCTGGGTGCGGTCACCGCGCTGATGGGCAAGCTGCCGACAGCGCAGGAGTACCTCGCCGAGTTCGAGGCCCGGGTCGCTCCGCACAAGCAAGAGGTGTACGAATACTTGCAGTTCGACGAAATGGATCGCTTCGACGCCATCTACAACCGGCGCGATCTCTGA
- a CDS encoding response regulator: MERPPRAPAKSLGPRAAPRGVGRRALIVDGDVDSAERVALWFRQEGWTAHVADDGVKALSLLSEKRIDLVVTDLQMPGMNGWELLRHLAGRWVPTLPASRRPARVVVVSGRSEAEVKRFAQRLGADAFLSKPIDRNTLVKTVARLFVTTNAACRSDADDRSP, encoded by the coding sequence ATGGAGAGACCTCCTCGTGCTCCAGCAAAAAGCCTCGGGCCGCGGGCCGCGCCGCGAGGTGTCGGCCGGCGAGCCCTCATTGTTGATGGAGATGTAGACTCCGCCGAGCGGGTTGCTTTGTGGTTCCGGCAAGAGGGATGGACCGCACACGTGGCGGACGACGGCGTGAAGGCCCTCTCGCTCTTGTCCGAGAAACGCATTGATCTCGTCGTGACCGATCTGCAGATGCCCGGGATGAACGGATGGGAGCTGTTGCGGCATTTGGCTGGCCGCTGGGTCCCCACTCTGCCAGCGTCCCGGCGGCCGGCTCGGGTCGTCGTGGTCTCCGGACGTTCCGAGGCTGAGGTGAAACGCTTCGCCCAGCGTCTCGGCGCCGACGCGTTTCTCTCCAAACCGATCGACCGCAACACCTTGGTGAAGACCGTCGCGCGCCTATTTGTCACGACCAACGCCGCGTGCCGCAGCGACGCCGATGATCGATCCCCTTGA
- a CDS encoding protein kinase: MDSLVLEHLRGHPNILQLVEGEQSLKIPVTGPNNLSWQISMAYFSTELAAGNLRHYIYSLPNPLDSLLLFREACKGVQRIHAQRVVHRDIKPDNCLLFPGRILKLSDFGTAKNCSEPPLLRG, encoded by the coding sequence ATGGATTCACTGGTTCTTGAACATCTGCGTGGGCACCCCAACATCCTCCAGCTCGTCGAAGGCGAGCAGTCTTTGAAAATTCCCGTGACCGGTCCCAACAACCTAAGCTGGCAGATATCAATGGCCTATTTTTCCACGGAATTAGCCGCTGGAAACCTGCGCCACTATATCTACTCCTTGCCCAATCCGCTTGATTCTCTTCTTCTCTTCCGCGAGGCGTGCAAGGGTGTCCAGCGTATTCATGCCCAGCGGGTAGTGCATCGAGACATCAAGCCGGACAACTGCCTTCTATTTCCGGGGCGCATCTTGAAGCTATCCGACTTCGGAACTGCGAAAAATTGCAGCGAGCCTCCACTCCTTCGTGGGTAA